A single genomic interval of Flavobacterium sp. N2820 harbors:
- a CDS encoding PhzF family phenazine biosynthesis protein, whose amino-acid sequence MPQKIYQIDAFTDVVFSGNPAAVCPLENWLSDALLQKIALENNLAETAFYVRHHHHIEIRWFTPTIEVDLCGHATLAAAYVLFNYEGFLGNTITFHSPRSGTLMVTQNNTLLTLNFPTDVLQATIVTQSLTSCFDLKPQFVFKGKSDYLFVYDTEASILKIQPNLNAISKLDARGVIVTAKGTNVDFVSRFFAPQIGINEDPVTGSAHTTLTPYWAKILHKSELSAQQLSSRGGFLQCKLVNNTVEISGNAKLYLIGNLFLE is encoded by the coding sequence ATGCCACAAAAAATATATCAAATAGACGCATTTACTGACGTTGTTTTTTCAGGAAACCCAGCTGCGGTTTGTCCGCTTGAGAATTGGTTGAGTGATGCTCTTTTGCAAAAGATTGCTTTAGAAAATAATCTTGCCGAAACGGCTTTTTATGTCCGTCACCATCACCATATTGAAATTCGATGGTTTACGCCTACAATTGAGGTTGATCTTTGTGGTCATGCTACTTTAGCTGCTGCTTATGTGTTGTTTAATTACGAAGGTTTTTTAGGAAATACGATTACTTTTCATTCGCCAAGAAGCGGTACTTTGATGGTAACTCAAAACAACACATTGTTAACTTTAAATTTTCCAACAGATGTTTTACAAGCTACAATTGTTACCCAATCTTTAACGAGTTGTTTTGATTTGAAACCGCAATTTGTGTTTAAAGGCAAATCGGATTACTTATTTGTTTATGATACTGAGGCTAGTATTTTGAAGATTCAACCCAATTTGAATGCGATTTCAAAACTTGATGCACGTGGTGTAATTGTTACCGCTAAAGGAACAAATGTTGATTTTGTTTCGCGCTTTTTTGCTCCTCAAATTGGTATAAATGAGGACCCTGTAACTGGCTCGGCGCATACTACATTAACGCCTTATTGGGCAAAAATACTGCATAAAAGTGAACTTTCTGCTCAACAGCTTTCATCACGAGGTGGTTTTTTACAGTGCAAATTAGTAAACAATACTGTTGAAATTAGTGGAAATGCCAAATTATATTTGATTGGAAATCTATTTTTAGAATAA